The DNA window AAATGATGATCCCAATACAGTGGCAGTTGGGCAATGCCCTGAGCCGGCTGGTGTGCGCCAAGCCGAACCAGTTTGCCTTGGCCCGAGGAAATCAGGAAGTCACCGCCGGCTAATGCCTGCACGCCCGAACAATCGGGAATCGAGGTTTTTGCGAGCAGCTTGCCGGTGCTGCCTTGAAAAACCACTGCCGTGCCGCCGACGGGGGATGCTGCGGCCACTAGATCGTTTTCCGGGTGGGCGATGACGCTGGCAATATAGTTGGCGAGGCCCGCTTGGGTTTCATCGTCAAAACGCATTTCGGTTAGCCGGTTGCCTTCCATGCGGGCAAGCAAGGCCGGCATTTCGTGCCTGGGGCCTTGGTGTTGGTAGGCTACGTAAACGTTGCCGGAAGGGTGAACGTCCAGGTGACGCAGGCTTTGTTGATGGTGGCTCGGGGTCAGGCGGCCAATAATCTCTCCCGAGCGGCGGTCCATCAGAATCAGTGCCGATGTCATGGTGTCGAGATTGAGTTTAAGCCGGTCATAATCCGGGTGGGTGAGAATGCCGCCGAGGGCGATGGCCAGGGTTTCGCCGTCCGGATGTAGGGTGATTTGGTGTGGTCCGATACCTGCTAATTCGAAGGTGTTTACCCGTTGGTAGTTTTGCTCGGCATCATAAACCGCCACGATGCCCTCGCCGGGTTCGTAGCGGCTGGCGGTGGCATAAAGCCAGCGCCCATCCGGGGAGAACACACCGTGGCCCACGAAGTGTTCACCTTGCGCGGCTTCAATATTGTGAAGGCGTCTACCGGTAGATGCGTCCAACACATAGAAGCTCCACCCCGGCCGGCGCTCGAAGAACACTAGTTGATTGCCCTCGGGACGAGTGCAACCGCTGTGGCAACGGGTATCCACTGGTGAAACCCAAAGCGGCTGACCTTTCAAGTCAAAAGCACTAACACCGAAGGTGCCATCGGGTTTGCCCACCGCTGCCGAGTACTGCTCGGGGTTAAACCCCGACTTTCTCGGCATTAAGCTGCAGCCACTCAGGCTTAACGCAGCAGTGCCGGCAAAAGCTGTTTTCAGGAGTTTGCGTCGGCTTCTATCCATTACATCTGGCCCTTCAGTCACCGTCGCTGGAATTGAAGCCCCGAACAACACCCAGAGCAACAGCGGCTTGGTCGTTGATCAGGGTTGCGAGCTGGGAAACGTCAACGTATAGCCCTTGCAGTATGCGAAAGGCGTTGTCGTCAGACAGCAATGCGGTCATCGGCCGATCAGCTTCCGGAAAGTTATCCAGCGCAGCATCAAACTGGTGTTGGACTCGCTCAGCCAGTTGTAATTCACCCTTTTGTTCCAGAAGTCCCAGAAATTCAGGCATGAAATGTTGCTGCAACCCGCGCAGGGTGGCTTCTACCGATAACAGGCTGGTGCCACTGCGCCAGGCATCGGTGATGTAAGGATTGCGCTTGCCATTGCCGCGCAGCCCCATGGGTTTTGCTAACCGCCGCTCCTCAAGAATCTCCAGTGCTGCCATGGCCGACTTGAGGGTAGAAACGTGATAGACCTCGGTGTTTAGGTAAGGCGTTTTGAAGTTTTGCCAGTCGGCACTGAGCTGTTTGCTGTTTGAAGCAATATGCTGGGTGACAGTGGTCAACAGAGCGCAGCTGTGGGGGGCCGGCAGGGCACTTTTGCCGGTGGACAATGCCTCATCAAACAGCAGGTATTCCAGCATGGGAAAACCCTGAACAGCTACGCCCGATTGTTCAATAATGTCGGTGGTGATCGGCTGATCTGATTTTGTCAGGTAGCTGGCTTTGCGGGCAACCAGATTTTTAGGGTCTGGCCAGAATTGAAACTGCCAGGCCAGATTGTCGTTCTCCACTGGTCCGAAATCGACAAAGCGCACCTGTTGCCAGGCCACAAAGGCATCACGCCAGTGTTGTTCGAGCTGCTCCCTTTGCTTCTCGTCGGGTGCTTCACAGTAACGGTTGGCTTGCTCGGCAAGCTGGCTTGTTTCGTCGGCGAGCAGGTCATAGCCCGATTGAATTGCCGGGTGCCAGCCCGCGCGGGCACTTTGTGGCGCATCCACCGGTGTGGCCGCGAAACTGACAGAGGCGGCAACGGCTAGGGTCGAGGCGCAAAAGGCTCGAATGATGGGCTGCATGGCAACTCCTTAAAGCGAATTGAGGAAATCGATCAGTGCTTGTCGGTCACTGGCTGACAATTGGCGGTATTGATCGGCCGTTGTTTGAGCTTCGCCGCCGTGCCAAAGAATGGCTTCTTCCTGCGTGCGGGCGCGGCCGTCATGCAAGAAGCCCGCTTGTGGATTCACTAGTTTTGCCAGCCCGGTGCCCCACAAAGGCGGAGTGCGCCATTCGTTGCCGTCGGCCAGAAATTCATCACGCCCGTCTGCCAGTGCTGACCCCATGTCGTGTAATAACAGGTCGGTATAGGGCCAGATGGTCTGGTTGCTAAGATCCGGGCGATCGGCGACTTGGCCTGTGGTGTGTTTGGGTGTGTGGCACGCTGCGCAGCCGATTTCGTTAAAGCGCTTGGCACCTTGCTGAACGGATTCCTGATTCAGGTTACGCCGGGCGGGAACGGCCAGACTCTTGGCGTAGAAGGTGACAAAGCCGGCGACTTTATCGGTGACTTCCGGCGCGCCGCCATCGGGAAATTGCTCACAATTCTGCTCAGCTGTGCAGTCGGTAGTGGGTTTCAGGCTTGAGGTCAGCCCCATGTCGCCTGCGAATGCACCCATGCCTTGCTGATGCACGTTAGGCTCTGCAGCCTTCCAGCCAAAGCGGCCCGGTGCCGTCTGTTTTGTTGCCAGATCCCAAACCTGATTCAGTTTGCCGGAAATGCCGTTTTTGTCTTCGTCGTCGGGATCGGTCAAAGCTTCAAGATCGCCGATTGGAATGGCTTCCAGCAAACCCATGCCGATCATTTGCGGTGCTACGCGGGGAGAGACCAACAGACTTTTCGGTAGCGGGCCGTAGTTCGGGTTGTCGATGTGATACACCGGTTTGCGTAAGGAAATCTGATGGCCATCGGGTAACGTTTCTGTGACCGGTTGCCATTCGATACGTAGGTTGGCTTCGGGCTTTGCAGCTGGCAAAGCTGCGGTCTGGAGCTGAGCACCATAAACAGGAGCCGGTTTGAAACCTTGCGTGCGGAGTATGTCCGCATCTTTCAGTGGATCTGCGGGCACCGCTAGCCGAAGGAATAGAGATACGGTTGGTTCGTCCACTCCCGGAGGATGGCCGCGGCCATCTTTGATGTGACAGCCCTGGCAAGAATTAGTATTGAACAGAGGCCCAAGACCGTCCCGGGCATCGGTGCTGGCGGGTGCTTCAACCCAAGGATTCCGGAAGAAACTGTTACCGACACTGAAATCCAGCCGTTTTGTCATCGACAAGTTGGCTTGGGGTAGTGAGTAGGCATTGGTATCGGATTGCTGAACCGTGCCTTCACCACCGGTATTCGGTGTGGTTTGTATCGGGTAACCAGCGTGGCTGGCGGCGAAAACGGGAACGCTGGCCATAGCCAGCGTTCCCCAGATCAGTGCGTTTTTCATCGTGCCTCAGAATGCGTGGCCGGCATCGTCAGGGGACAAGGCTTCAATACCGAGTTGGCGTGCGGCTTGTTCAATGGAACCGGTTTGTTCAACAAGCGCCATAATCGCATTATTGACGATTTGCGCACCCTGGGTGTTGCCCGGCGCGATCATAGTATCAAAGGCCATTGGGTTTTCGCTGCTTTCCGCGTGTGCTTTCAGTTGCCCCAAGGCTTTCATAGATGCATCCAACTGAGCGTTCAGGCGGGCATCCAATTCAGGATTGTTGGCTTCCACGAGATCAGACAATGACGGGCCGCTGACCTCGCTGCCGTCGGCCCGGCGGTAGGTGCCGGTGTAAACGTTCTGGATACCTTGGCCATTGTAGTAATGGGAGTTATGAGTGTTGTCGCTAAAGCAATCGTGCTCGTCTTCGTAAGAGTTGGCTTCCAGAGCCACTTTCATGCGCTCGCCTGCCAATTCACCCAGAGACAAAGAACCCATGCCAAACAGCATTTTCTGTACCGCTTCGTCTACATCGCCGTTTGTCAGTTCGTTGCGGTAGTTGTTTGCGCTGCCTGGGGCCCATTGCGCCACCATCCATTCCAGATCGGAAACCAGAAGATCTGTTACCGCATCCAGGTAGTCACCACGGCGTTCACAGTTGCCGTTGGTGCAGTCAGAACCTGTTGCGTAATCGGTAACAGGGCGCTCACCGGCACCTTGTTCGAAGCCGTGCTGATCTTGGCCCCACAGCAGAAATTCGACCGCGTGGTAGCCGGTGGCTACGTTGGCTTCGGACCCTCCAATTTCGTTTAGATCCGCGAGCAGTTCCGGAGTCAATACGGTTGTGTTCAGGGTTTTTCCGCCCACGTTCACGCTTGTGTTTGCTATGAGATTGGCCGTTGCGCCCGCGTTGCCCAATTCGTACTGGTAATCGTCGGTTTTGACGTAATCGATCAGTCCTTCATCCAGCGGCCACGCGTTCAGCTGGCCTTCCCAGTCGTCTACGATGGTGTTGCCGAAACGAAACACTTCCGTTTGCTGGTAGGGCACACGAGCTGCCAGCCAGGCTTCTTTAGCTGCTTGCAGATTGGCTTCTGAGGGATTGGCAATCAGCTGATCGGTGGCTTTATCCAGAGCCTTAGCCGTAATCAGCGCATCTTGGTAATTGGCGTGGGCCACATCCGCATAGTGGGAAACCACAGAGGCTTTGGTGACCGGCTCAGTCTCGGCGGCGGAATTGTTGAGAGCGCAACCTGTGGAAAGGGTGGCGGCAATAGTAAGGGCTAGTGGAGCCGGGCGGAACAAAGCGGTCATTGGAAACTCCGAGCATTGTGGGTGTGACTAGCAATAGGAAGTATTAGCGTTTGCATTATGAGGGGGTGAGCAACGTTGAAGCAAGATTTTTTGATTTGTAGCGACACTGGACGTTTGCAGGGAGTTGTTTGTGCGGGGTGTCTGCGGCTTAATAGGTGGCTGGAATCAGGAGCCTGACATGTTGAGTTATCTTCACGCCTTTCACGCAGGAAATTTTGCAGATGTTCAGAAGCACGCCGCATTGACCTTGGCGCTGGTCATGATGCAAACCAAGAAAACCGCCATCGCGTGTTTTGATACTCACGCCGGCAGTGCGATCTATGATCTGACCAGTGAACGGGCTAGAAAAACAGCTGAAGCTGATGCCGGTATCCACCACTTGTGGTCGTTACGTGGAAAGTTGAAATCACCCGACTGGCAGCCAATGGTGGAGTTGTTGGGCCGCGTAAACAAAGGTTCGGACACTTTGTCTTTGTACCCCGGCTCGCCCGCCTGGCTGGCGAATTTTGGTCGGCCCGGAGATGCGATTGCTGCGTTTGAATTGCACCCGACCGAGGGGAAGCATTTGGAAACATGGGGCGAGAAGAACGGTGTTCGCGTTCAGAATGAAGATGGATTGAACGGGTTGTTAAAGTGTTTGCCACCCGCCCAGCCCCGGCTGCTAACGCTGATCGACCCGTCTTATGAAGTGAAAGATGAATACGGCCAGGTCGTGAAGACTTTGACGCACGCCTGGAAGAAATGTCGCCACGGTGTATTTCTGATTTGGTACCCCATTCTGACCAGCGGCCTGCATCAACAATTGATTGCAGGCGTGGAGGGCAGTGGCGTACGAAAAGTGCTGCGTAGCGAAGTGATGCTCGATCAGCCACCGGGGCGTGGCATGGTTGGTTCTGGCATGTTGGTGGTTAATCCACCATGGGGCTTCGATCAGCGGCTTAGCGATATGCTGGCGGAGCTTGAGGGTGAGGCTAGACTAGGACTGTCGGCCAGTCTTTCTTGGCTGGTACCCGAATAACACGACGGGAGACATTTTTTGGCGACGGAAAAGGATACAGAGCAATCCTGCCTGCCGGGCGGCTTGATACCCTTGGACCAGTGGAGTGCGCCGGATGTGTCGGTACACAAAACGCTGCGCGCTGGGGTCAAAGACATTCTGGAGCAACTGCGTTCAGGGCTTACACCCGAAAGCGAAGCCTTTGAAAGTCTGGATGACTTACCTTCCTTATCTGAAAAAAAGTTGAAGCGGTACGCGCCGGAACCGGATGCCTCGGCTCTGGCATCGGCCATTCTGGTACAGCTCGAAGCACTGCGCCAGCAAGGTGTTCACAATCGCCGGGTGAGCTTTATTGTCGCGCCTCCGTTTTCAGGGGTAACTGACGCTCTTTTGACCTTGCCCGCACGAGTCATCGAGCCACCGGATAATCTGTTGATGACGGAGCAAGATGCCGACCGTTGGTGGGATGATCAGCTGGGTGATGGCGACTGGGTGGTGCCTGAACTCGCGAACTTTTGGTTGCGCCACCGCTCAGGCTTGAACCTGTTGAAGTCGTTTTTTGCTCGCGTTGCGCTGGACAGCGCCGGCCGCGGTATTGTGGCGTGTTCGAGTTGGTGCTGGCAGTTCTGGATTAGATATTGGCCAGAGATACACGTAAGCCCTTTAACTCTGGCCCCTCTGGATTCGGAACGATTAACGGGCTGGCTGGATTTTTTGGCCCATGGTGGCAATGGGCGATCACTGACGGCGCGCATGACCAACGATGGTCTTTTTGTATTACCACCCCAAACTGATGCCTCCAACGCCAAATACAGTTGCTTTACTCAGGACCTTGCCAATGCCGCCAGAGGTAATCGGGGTGTTGCGCATGCAATTTGGCAGCGGGCATTGCGGGCAAAGCCGGAAGAGGATGCGGAACAGGACGAAGGGGCGGCAAGCGCTGGTAAAACTGCTGAGTGCTGGGTCGTGCCGTTTGATCAGTTAAGCCTGCCTGGTGTGCCACAGGGCTCCGGCCAGCAAGCCGGGATTGTGCTACACGCCATTATGCTGCACAGCCAATTAACCATTGATTCGCTGGAGCGGGTCACGGGCATTGCGAACCGTGAGTTGAAATTGCTTTTGTCCCGCTTTCTCAGGGCAGATCTGATCGTGCAGGATGAAACCACGCAAGCGTATCGGCCAACCTCGTTGGGCTACCCGTCCGTTCGCAAGTATCTGCAGGCTCGAGGATTTTCGGTAGACGGGTTCTAGGAGCACAGAATGGAAGAATTGGGTCTAAAAGACGCACTGTCCACTATCACGTCCGGCGCGATCGTTGAAGCCATTGTTGTGGTGGTGCTGGCTTCATTGCTGATTATAGCGGTTCAAAAACTGCTGCCTATGTTGGCACATAAGTTAACCGGCAAGCCCAGATTGTATTTGTTGGCGATGGTGCCACTGCTTCGGCTGGTGATCATCGTCTTGACCATTGTGATGGTGGTGCCGATTCTGGTGGAGCCGTCATTCGAAA is part of the Marinobacter sp. JH2 genome and encodes:
- a CDS encoding DUF1513 domain-containing protein; translated protein: MDRSRRKLLKTAFAGTAALSLSGCSLMPRKSGFNPEQYSAAVGKPDGTFGVSAFDLKGQPLWVSPVDTRCHSGCTRPEGNQLVFFERRPGWSFYVLDASTGRRLHNIEAAQGEHFVGHGVFSPDGRWLYATASRYEPGEGIVAVYDAEQNYQRVNTFELAGIGPHQITLHPDGETLAIALGGILTHPDYDRLKLNLDTMTSALILMDRRSGEIIGRLTPSHHQQSLRHLDVHPSGNVYVAYQHQGPRHEMPALLARMEGNRLTEMRFDDETQAGLANYIASVIAHPENDLVAAASPVGGTAVVFQGSTGKLLAKTSIPDCSGVQALAGGDFLISSGQGKLVRLGAHQPAQGIAQLPLYWDHHLV
- a CDS encoding imelysin family protein, coding for MQPIIRAFCASTLAVAASVSFAATPVDAPQSARAGWHPAIQSGYDLLADETSQLAEQANRYCEAPDEKQREQLEQHWRDAFVAWQQVRFVDFGPVENDNLAWQFQFWPDPKNLVARKASYLTKSDQPITTDIIEQSGVAVQGFPMLEYLLFDEALSTGKSALPAPHSCALLTTVTQHIASNSKQLSADWQNFKTPYLNTEVYHVSTLKSAMAALEILEERRLAKPMGLRGNGKRNPYITDAWRSGTSLLSVEATLRGLQQHFMPEFLGLLEQKGELQLAERVQHQFDAALDNFPEADRPMTALLSDDNAFRILQGLYVDVSQLATLINDQAAVALGVVRGFNSSDGD
- a CDS encoding di-heme oxidoredictase family protein, producing the protein MKNALIWGTLAMASVPVFAASHAGYPIQTTPNTGGEGTVQQSDTNAYSLPQANLSMTKRLDFSVGNSFFRNPWVEAPASTDARDGLGPLFNTNSCQGCHIKDGRGHPPGVDEPTVSLFLRLAVPADPLKDADILRTQGFKPAPVYGAQLQTAALPAAKPEANLRIEWQPVTETLPDGHQISLRKPVYHIDNPNYGPLPKSLLVSPRVAPQMIGMGLLEAIPIGDLEALTDPDDEDKNGISGKLNQVWDLATKQTAPGRFGWKAAEPNVHQQGMGAFAGDMGLTSSLKPTTDCTAEQNCEQFPDGGAPEVTDKVAGFVTFYAKSLAVPARRNLNQESVQQGAKRFNEIGCAACHTPKHTTGQVADRPDLSNQTIWPYTDLLLHDMGSALADGRDEFLADGNEWRTPPLWGTGLAKLVNPQAGFLHDGRARTQEEAILWHGGEAQTTADQYRQLSASDRQALIDFLNSL
- a CDS encoding imelysin family protein, yielding MTALFRPAPLALTIAATLSTGCALNNSAAETEPVTKASVVSHYADVAHANYQDALITAKALDKATDQLIANPSEANLQAAKEAWLAARVPYQQTEVFRFGNTIVDDWEGQLNAWPLDEGLIDYVKTDDYQYELGNAGATANLIANTSVNVGGKTLNTTVLTPELLADLNEIGGSEANVATGYHAVEFLLWGQDQHGFEQGAGERPVTDYATGSDCTNGNCERRGDYLDAVTDLLVSDLEWMVAQWAPGSANNYRNELTNGDVDEAVQKMLFGMGSLSLGELAGERMKVALEANSYEDEHDCFSDNTHNSHYYNGQGIQNVYTGTYRRADGSEVSGPSLSDLVEANNPELDARLNAQLDASMKALGQLKAHAESSENPMAFDTMIAPGNTQGAQIVNNAIMALVEQTGSIEQAARQLGIEALSPDDAGHAF
- the rlmJ gene encoding 23S rRNA (adenine(2030)-N(6))-methyltransferase RlmJ, which gives rise to MLSYLHAFHAGNFADVQKHAALTLALVMMQTKKTAIACFDTHAGSAIYDLTSERARKTAEADAGIHHLWSLRGKLKSPDWQPMVELLGRVNKGSDTLSLYPGSPAWLANFGRPGDAIAAFELHPTEGKHLETWGEKNGVRVQNEDGLNGLLKCLPPAQPRLLTLIDPSYEVKDEYGQVVKTLTHAWKKCRHGVFLIWYPILTSGLHQQLIAGVEGSGVRKVLRSEVMLDQPPGRGMVGSGMLVVNPPWGFDQRLSDMLAELEGEARLGLSASLSWLVPE